The window tccttcaggaagttccactagatcccacgtttggtttttatgcaacgactccatctcctctgccatagcacccgtccacctgtccttctcagagctatgtattgcctcctgaaaagatgtagggtctccgctactagtggtaagtgcataagataccaagtcttcgaatccgtatctagtgggtggttttacgactcgtctcgttctaccactagctatagtgcgatgctccatgtgctctgagctagaatcatcgaagtcatgagtctctagctccacttgcacaatatctttctctttgttgctttgtggtgtttcctttccttcttcctgagtacgttgtaacatagctttctcgtcaaacaccacatctctgctgatcaccaccttgtttgccttaggatcccaaagcttgaagcctttaactcctttctgatagcccagaaaaatgcattgctttgactttgcatccagctttgatctttcctcactagatatatgcatataggctggacatccaaaaactcgaagatgagagtaatctacttgattccctgtccatacttcctctgatactttgccttctagtgctacccttggtgatctattaatgagataacatgccatgttaacaGCTCccgcccagaaattctttgcaagccctgcattcagcctgagacatcttgccttctcaatgattgtcctgttcaacctttccgctaccccattctgctgaggtgtcctgcgaaccgagaagtgcctcattatcccatgctgctcacagaattcctgaaactttgaatctgtgtactcagtcccattatctgacctaagacatttgatcttccttctgatctggttctctacttcagttttccacaatttaaactttgcaaaagtttctgacttgtgacgcataaagtatacccatacctttcgtgagaaatcatcagtaaaactcacaaaatacaagtgccctccacgtgatgctacactggccggtccccagagatccgtatgtacgtagtccagaatcccctccgtcttgtttgttgccgtcttaaattgcactttgctctgtttcccaagaacacagaatttgcagaattcaagcttgcacgttttgacacccttcaacaaatctctcttgtgaagttctagcatcccacgttcacccatatgccctagccgcatatgccacaagacagtactaTCTGATTTAGACTCCACTGaggcgactccacctacaactgtatgttggagcaatctagtgaccctaggttttgatgtttgggcaaaggtttaagttaggtttattgttgtatttgatatgcattgtgagtgtgcaggatacaggtacaacaaggaagtccaagtgtgatcttggcaaaggaggaaagtccaaggatgagtcttggcggtgtaagtccaagcatgtagtcttggcaacgtaagtccaagtgtaacttggcaatggatgaagtcccggaggcgcgacctcttggcaaaggaagacccgacaacaatgacaaggccgatggaagctccagaaggcaagacgtgaaggatggggaggcatccgagggacgcaaggctgatggaggaggctagaaggctaggtctaggttggtcgggcagggacgagtgctgagagattgtactcgggagtAAAATACAagaattagggttttactgtagcgtcaTTGTAGCAATACTGTATGTAACGACCCAtcttctgggtactaggctgtaaggccgatcgctacagttatgctatgctatactgggtgtaacggtcgaatttccacagagagcagtcgactggtaggcggggttttcaacccgcgggctataaaaccaaagcttgggagcttggtttgagttgacgaaattggacttggttaaagtctaattagtagtctacttgtgctcaagagatctttgtgtgccaagaggtcttggttggagttgtggtgaggtttctccacccacaaggaggttgagctagccggagtttgccggggaataatccaccgacggattgagggatcgtccaccttacggacacgccgtggagtaggagcaagttatctccgaaccacgtaaacgccttgtgttagggtttgtgtttggtttgttgtcttcttccttcttgttttaggttaactttcgtatttgttagtttgtttttgtattccgctgtgcactaacattataggaagtaaggttttgggtgagacgctattcaccccccctctagcggacgtcaaggtcccaacactgtagtccctatcaacttgtagatgtttcctgctaccttttgtcctttcattaccatcagagctcccttgctgactttcatcaccccgctcactgatttgtaattacaaccaataccatccagtgtgcctagtgagatcaagttcttccttagctctggtatatatctgacatcacataaagttctgatcacaccatcaaacatcttgattctgacattccctatgccgataaccttgcatgatgcatcgtttcctatcaacactgaaccagaatccactgccctataggtgtcaaaccaatccttgtttggagtcatgtgatatgaacatgcagagtctaaaatccatgcatccgtcagctgctccgaacttgacataactgatagcatatctccatcaccgctttctgaattttcttcttcaactatgtttgcagactttgccgaactacttttgttctctgcaacatatttctttatctctggacaatttctcttgatatgacctttacctccacatttgtagcacatgatcaccttcttccttctcgacttagaacgagtcttgttgttgttgtcatatccatgtcgagatttgctcctaccacgctcttggttgctatttaccacaagtccttctccttgagaaatttcatcgcttgttttcttcctttggtgaaaacctagcaatgcacttgtgatctcctccaatttgagagtttccttaccccacatcaaagtagtaaccaaattctcgtacgtaggagatgaaggtagagaattcaacaacatcagcgccttgtcttcgtcttcgatcttcacatcaatccgcttcagatcacttacaatctggttgaatacgttgatgtgctggctcagatcggttccttctgtcatcttcagcccgaataatttctgcttgagatacagcttgtttgtcaatgattttgacatgtaccggctttccagcttttgccaaactgtcaccggtgactcctcgtccatgacatggtacatcacgtcatccgtaagacaaagcctgattgttgctactgccttcacctgaagttcttcccaatctaatttctccatgctttccgattttctttctcctagcgccttcgccatgccttgttgcaccaacaagtccttgacccttctctgccataatccaaagtttccggttccgtcaaacttcaccatatcaaacttcgcagaagtcgtccccgacatgttgaagaaatctgccaaaaacctggagctctgataccaattgttgtgcaaagagggggcaatacctctcaacctttctgaaccgcggaagaagaggaagagagaaaagagatcgcgcggaacaacaagacaaagacgcacaaaagagagcaaacaccaggaaggagaagaagaagagaaagaaaaaagagttaccgtggttcggcgacttgcctactccacaaaacggccgaagctttattagaattctcttctacacaagagaatcacatctaatgattcttgtgttgtctgatctacaatgggtttacaatgatccctataaatactgctaaaccccccagacccggtaaaaacgtaacagaatttgttatgaaaaacataacaaaattctgatatataaaatcttaacagaattttattacgaaaaatcttaacagatttttcttccatgacatcccttcatccaaatatgagccactcgtcaacagTGCTTGACAAATGCGAGCAAAAATTTTAGGGCAAACTCACAGGAGCTCGTCGTGCGTCTCGACGAAGTTGTTCCTATGGCGACGAGAGAGGGAGGAGCGACTGCGAAACTGCAAACTTCGGCGATAGAGGGAGGCGGCAAGCTTCTTAGCGAGAGAGGGAGGAGCGACGTTAGAGGGAGGCGGCAAGCTTCTCGGCGAGAGAGGGAGGAGCAACGTTAGAGGGAGGCGGCAAGCTTCTCGACGGAGAGGGAGCGCCGCGACGCACGAAACCTCCTTTGCGGCGAGAGATGGGAAAAAAATCCTAGCCTACGACTTTGGTTTTTTGCTTTCCTTTTAAGTTTTTTAGTTCTGATTTTAACTAAGAGGACGTGGCTTGCCAACTCACTGTTGCCGCACCAAATCACAGGAGATAAATTACAGGGAGCagttttgtatatatatatatatatttttttttttttaattttaacgtGACGTGGATACGATGACAAAAGAACTATCGTTGAATTCCAAAATTCTGGATGCTTTCACACATTTTACTTTTAGACTTTTGCAACTAAAATTCTGAATTACAATATAATTATATAATCGTAGtcattataattttatagttgcTATATCATAATATTTATAATTGTTATGACATGTTGTTAACCTGTGTTGAACAGTGTTGTATTGAATGATGAATTATGGTGCtagtattattaatattgatgagAGCTTATTATAACATAATATTAATCTTGACAAGAAATCAAGGGCTGATATTAAAAACTAAGGAcagttttaataattaaaaatatgtaGTGGTGGAGTAAGATGAGatattattttgattaaaaaaattatttattttactatTATAATAAAAGATGTCCTTTTTTTACTTTTCCCCGTTTTCAATTCTATTAAATGAACAACAACAAGAGATATCTGTTTGAAAATAATACAACAcattattataattttacatataataaacaaatatttaatGCGCACCTTCCTCCCCATTTCCTGaaattgttattttattattaaaaaaattgcaGGCATTTATTTTAAACACGTTCTGACTCAATTTATggattatataaataaaaacaattcTATTGGTCAAGTGAAGCGAAATTTCTACCCTTTTTCCAGCCGCCACTTGTCTTTATTCCTTCTTTCTTGCTGGACAAGCTAGCCGTCGGCCTATATGATCATACGCCTTCGACGCGAAGGTCGAACCTTGTAGCCACCCACTTCGATCTCGGCCATGCCACTTGCAGGCGCAGTAGAACCTCCCCTCTCACCCTCAGCCGGCCTCGATCTCGACTACCTTGACTGTCTCCTCCAGGGTTTCTACTGCGACGACCTCTTTCACCGGCCCGACCCTGCCACCACAGCCGAGGGGGAGAAGTGCGTCGATTCGCCTTCACGCGAATCCATCGCCTCTTCTGATCCAGTCTATTGCCATCTGGAGGTGGAGGAAGACGATGCTGCCTCCGAGGGCTTCTATGTGGATGATTTCCTCTCTGATTTGTTCGATTTAGGGTCTCGTGATGCTGAGACTCCCGATCCGGGGGCAGCAATCGACGGTGAGGGAAAGGATGGCgataaggaggaagaggaagaggaaccgGCCAGCAAGAAGCTGAAAAGGTATTGATTCATCTGTTATTGGTGAAAATTGTGCTAAAAAAATCTGATATTTAGGGTTTTGTAAGTCACTTATGACCGTGTACGAACTCTGGTTCGTGTTAAAAAATTTATCttgattatgtatttttttttatctggGTAATCAGTGATTCTGCCATGAAATCGCGGGTGATGAAGGCGATGTACCTGAAGGATAAAAAAGACCTAGATACTTTCGCACCGAAGCAGGAGTCTGCAGTGCTCTTTGAGGGTAAGATACGGGGCCGAATCGCTACTTCTGCccactgttttgtttctatcctAATCGATTTTTTGTTAgcaattttaaaatttgtttctTTCTTCTCGCTTCATCAGAATCCCTGCCGCTGGGTTCCCTGCTTTGCCTCGTCAGTATCATTTGCTCGTTCCTTCTTCCAGTTCTGGGCGACCAGAACCTGAAGAACACAAAGGGTCAGGGAAGAGGCAACTGCCATGAAATTGTGATGAACGGAGGAGTGAAAAATACGATTTTGGAGATGATGTTGGGATTTGGGTCGGGTAATTTTGGGCGGAGGTGCAGAGGTACGAGGAGTAGGTTTAAAAGGTTCGATCTTCCGCATGTCGTTTAGGTCCTCTAAATTTTGTTGTATGTTTACTCCATCGTTTCTTGCCCTCTAATAGTTATAATCTCTATAGGTCTTCTAatgaacatattttttttttttataaataattatgacTGTgagaatataaatttaaatctgtaaaaagataattttatagtttgtatttaataaaaatataaaaataatcatGCCCATTGTATTcaaaaataaattggagaaaatttaaatttgaaatgtgtttttttcattaaaaaaataaaaagggtcTTTCTTTAATGagtttaaagataaaaaaaatagagatgtCATTGTAATTTTCTTTTGTgcaatttaaaaaatcaaaaggaaATCATATGATTGCAGCCATATGTTATTCAGatcttaaaaaagaaaataatatgaaCTAATTGAATGTCATGACTAGTATTATTGCATTTCCCTGTTACAGCATTTGGACACTTTTTATaatattgaaatttttttaacaaaattaatatACCTTATTTGTTAAACAGATGAATAATTGTTGCGAAGTCAATTATTTTGATTTCTAAATTTTGTATATGAATATTTCAATAAATCTAGTTGATAAGAGCTTGTTTTTAGATAGGAATGtcttaggtggcgtttggttttcTCTTTAGAATGAGAATGTGTattatagtattatggaatggaaATGAGTATGAGTttaggtatcattcttaaaaataatgtttggttagttgaatattttcaatcggaatgaacttaaattttattttttatttttagagaaaaataagagaaaaaattagatgggagagaaagttgaatgtgagaaacatatgatgagagagaatgtgtgatgagagagaaagtgtgatggaaaaaatgaagagaaggaAAGTAGGattagagaaaatgaggagagtgtgagaagagaaaaagtatgatgaaagagaaagtgtgttgagagagaaagagtgatgggaaaaaaatgaaaagagagaaagtatgatgaaagaaaatgaaagattgaggagagataaagtatgatgagagagaaaatgagttgagagagaaagagtgatgggaaaaatgaagagaaagaaaatgagagattgaggagagagaaagtgtgattagagaaaataaggaaagagagtgtgatgggagatgatgaagagagagaaagtgtgatgaaagaaaataaggagaaattggcaagagagattgaggagagagaaagtatgatgaaaaaaatgaggaaagtgtgtaatgggagagaaagtgtgatggaagagaatgaagagagagaaaatgagaagagagagtgtgtgatggaagagaatatagagagaaaatggtaaagaatgtgtgatgagagagaatgatgagagagaaagtatgttgagagagaaggTGTGATGATGgaataagaaaaaagaaaatatgatgagagaacaaggagagagaatgtgaaataaaaaaaaaattaaacaaatatactaaaggtatttttatctaaaatttaattaCATTCTTATTCCATCAAAGCCCAAAggagggggtgagtttcatccatatctaaatttttgggtttcattttaaaatcttgattTCATTTCCATCAACTAAATACAAGGTTTGAGAATGAATCTATTCTCTCATTCTCAAGccccttaaaaaaaaaatacttataagTACTTTAATAATTTTGAGTAGGTGCAGTAAGTTTGGATAGATATCCAAACTGTCATA is drawn from Zingiber officinale cultivar Zhangliang chromosome 1B, Zo_v1.1, whole genome shotgun sequence and contains these coding sequences:
- the LOC122054872 gene encoding bZIP transcription factor 50-like — translated: MPLAGAVEPPLSPSAGLDLDYLDCLLQGFYCDDLFHRPDPATTAEGEKCVDSPSRESIASSDPVYCHLEVEEDDAASEGFYVDDFLSDLFDLGSRDAETPDPGAAIDGEGKDGDKEEEEEEPASKKLKSDSAMKSRVMKAMYLKDKKDLDTFAPKQESAVLFEESLPLGSLLCLVSIICSFLLPVLGDQNLKNTKGQGRGNCHEIVMNGGVKNTILEMMLGFGSGNFGRRCRGTRSRFKRFDLPHVV